One window from the genome of Helicoverpa armigera isolate CAAS_96S chromosome 4, ASM3070526v1, whole genome shotgun sequence encodes:
- the LOC135116835 gene encoding very long chain fatty acid elongase AAEL008004-like isoform X1, translating to MALILQYISDMQYYMDKFGDPRTNPWFLMSSPFPTLLICLSYVYLVKVLGPRFMENRKPYELKNVLILYNFLQVIFSAWLFYEIGAAGWFTGRYNFQCQPVDHSKHPQTMRMVHACWWYYFSKFTEFFDTIFFVLRKKFDHVSTLHVIHHGVMPMSVWFGVKFTPGGHSTFFGLLNTFVHIIMYSYYMLAAMGPHMRKYLWWKKYLTTLQMVQFVGIMVHAFQLLFIDCDYPRAFVWWIGMHAVMFFFLFKDFYNQSYSKPKVRARSPQPETTEIKDITYKNGSLKNGFSNGHTNGTFARARTVLPAGN from the exons aTCCTAGGACAAATCCATGGTTCCTGATGAGTTCACCGTTTCCTACATTATTAATATGTCTAAGCTATGTCTATCTAGTCAAG GTCCTAGGACCACGATTTATGGAGAATAGAAAACCATATGAACTTAAAAATGTTCTAATACTATATAACTTTTTACAAGTAATATTCAGTGCGTGGCTGTTTTAtgag ATCGGAGCCGCAGGCTGGTTCACAGGCAGGTATAACTTTCAATGTCAGCCGGTCGACCACTCCAAACATCCACAAACAATGAGG ATGGTTCACGCATGTTGGTGGTACTATTTCTCAAAGTTCACAGAATTCTTTGATACG ATCTTCTTCGTGCTGAGAAAGAAGTTTGATCATGTATCAACATTACACGTAATCCACCATGGCGTGATGCCGATGTCCGTATGGTTCGGCGTGAAGTTCACGCCCGGCGGTCACTCCACGTTCTTCGGCTTGCTCAACACCTtcgtacatattattatgtactcgTACTATATGCTCGCAGCTATGGGCCCACACATGAGGAAGTACCTGTGGTGGAAGAAGTACCTCACTACCTTACAAATG GTCCAGTTCGTGGGTATCATGGTGCACGCTTTCCAACTGCTGTTCATCGACTGCGACTACCCGCGAGCGTTCGTCTGGTGGATCGGCATGCACGCCGTCATGTTCTTCTTCCTCTTCAAAGACTTCTACAATCAGTCCTACTCTAAGCCTAAG GTTCGCGCCAGGTCTCCCCAACCAGAGACGACAGAAATAAAAGACATCACGTACAAGAACGGTTCGCTGAAGAACGGCTTCAGCAACGGGCACACGAACGGCACGTTCGCACGGGCCCGTACCGTGCTGCCGGCCGGCAACTGA
- the LOC135116835 gene encoding very long chain fatty acid elongase AAEL008004-like isoform X3, producing the protein MALILQYISDMQYYMDKFGDPRTNPWFLMSSPFPTLLICLSYVYLVKVLGPRFMENRKPYELKNVLILYNFLQVIFSAWLFYEMVHACWWYYFSKFTEFFDTIFFVLRKKFDHVSTLHVIHHGVMPMSVWFGVKFTPGGHSTFFGLLNTFVHIIMYSYYMLAAMGPHMRKYLWWKKYLTTLQMVQFVGIMVHAFQLLFIDCDYPRAFVWWIGMHAVMFFFLFKDFYNQSYSKPKVRARSPQPETTEIKDITYKNGSLKNGFSNGHTNGTFARARTVLPAGN; encoded by the exons aTCCTAGGACAAATCCATGGTTCCTGATGAGTTCACCGTTTCCTACATTATTAATATGTCTAAGCTATGTCTATCTAGTCAAG GTCCTAGGACCACGATTTATGGAGAATAGAAAACCATATGAACTTAAAAATGTTCTAATACTATATAACTTTTTACAAGTAATATTCAGTGCGTGGCTGTTTTAtgag ATGGTTCACGCATGTTGGTGGTACTATTTCTCAAAGTTCACAGAATTCTTTGATACG ATCTTCTTCGTGCTGAGAAAGAAGTTTGATCATGTATCAACATTACACGTAATCCACCATGGCGTGATGCCGATGTCCGTATGGTTCGGCGTGAAGTTCACGCCCGGCGGTCACTCCACGTTCTTCGGCTTGCTCAACACCTtcgtacatattattatgtactcgTACTATATGCTCGCAGCTATGGGCCCACACATGAGGAAGTACCTGTGGTGGAAGAAGTACCTCACTACCTTACAAATG GTCCAGTTCGTGGGTATCATGGTGCACGCTTTCCAACTGCTGTTCATCGACTGCGACTACCCGCGAGCGTTCGTCTGGTGGATCGGCATGCACGCCGTCATGTTCTTCTTCCTCTTCAAAGACTTCTACAATCAGTCCTACTCTAAGCCTAAG GTTCGCGCCAGGTCTCCCCAACCAGAGACGACAGAAATAAAAGACATCACGTACAAGAACGGTTCGCTGAAGAACGGCTTCAGCAACGGGCACACGAACGGCACGTTCGCACGGGCCCGTACCGTGCTGCCGGCCGGCAACTGA
- the LOC135116835 gene encoding very long chain fatty acid elongase AAEL008004-like isoform X2: protein MALILQYISDMQYYMDKFGDPRTNPWFLMSSPFPTLLICLSYVYLVKVLGPRFMENRKPYELKNVLILYNFLQVIFSAWLFYESMMGGWLNHYSFRCQPVDYTDNPVAIRMVHACWWYYFSKFTEFFDTIFFVLRKKFDHVSTLHVIHHGVMPMSVWFGVKFTPGGHSTFFGLLNTFVHIIMYSYYMLAAMGPHMRKYLWWKKYLTTLQMVQFVGIMVHAFQLLFIDCDYPRAFVWWIGMHAVMFFFLFKDFYNQSYSKPKVRARSPQPETTEIKDITYKNGSLKNGFSNGHTNGTFARARTVLPAGN, encoded by the exons aTCCTAGGACAAATCCATGGTTCCTGATGAGTTCACCGTTTCCTACATTATTAATATGTCTAAGCTATGTCTATCTAGTCAAG GTCCTAGGACCACGATTTATGGAGAATAGAAAACCATATGAACTTAAAAATGTTCTAATACTATATAACTTTTTACAAGTAATATTCAGTGCGTGGCTGTTTTAtgag AGTATGATGGGGGGCTGGCTGAATCATTACAGCTTTAGATGCCAACCTGTGGACTACACAGACAATCCCGTAGCTATTAGA ATGGTTCACGCATGTTGGTGGTACTATTTCTCAAAGTTCACAGAATTCTTTGATACG ATCTTCTTCGTGCTGAGAAAGAAGTTTGATCATGTATCAACATTACACGTAATCCACCATGGCGTGATGCCGATGTCCGTATGGTTCGGCGTGAAGTTCACGCCCGGCGGTCACTCCACGTTCTTCGGCTTGCTCAACACCTtcgtacatattattatgtactcgTACTATATGCTCGCAGCTATGGGCCCACACATGAGGAAGTACCTGTGGTGGAAGAAGTACCTCACTACCTTACAAATG GTCCAGTTCGTGGGTATCATGGTGCACGCTTTCCAACTGCTGTTCATCGACTGCGACTACCCGCGAGCGTTCGTCTGGTGGATCGGCATGCACGCCGTCATGTTCTTCTTCCTCTTCAAAGACTTCTACAATCAGTCCTACTCTAAGCCTAAG GTTCGCGCCAGGTCTCCCCAACCAGAGACGACAGAAATAAAAGACATCACGTACAAGAACGGTTCGCTGAAGAACGGCTTCAGCAACGGGCACACGAACGGCACGTTCGCACGGGCCCGTACCGTGCTGCCGGCCGGCAACTGA